In Tubulanus polymorphus chromosome 2, tnTubPoly1.2, whole genome shotgun sequence, a single window of DNA contains:
- the LOC141898794 gene encoding serine/threonine-protein kinase STK11-like — MAALHHEQDIAYALGNDDYQHPMLCNIDELDFLRDDEPFDNMFFHRVDSDQIIYQPRKKRAKLIGKYLMGDVLGEGSYGKVKEVLDTETLRRLAVKILKKKKLRKIPNGEQNVQREIRLLKRLQHPNVIELIEVLYNEEKQKMYMVMELCVAVLQEMLEHAPDKKFPIWQTHGYFCQLIEGLEYLHSQGIVHKDIKPGNLLLSFSEKLKITDLGVAEALDMFNPDDTCRTSQGSPAFQPPEIANGDETFSGFKVDIWSTGVTLYNLTTGKYPFEGDNIYKLFENIGKGEYTIPDDLPPLLISLLKGMLEYDAAKRMGIKEIKEHDWFREYHESTSAPVSMSYGKDLEAGGVCATTVVPYLENLHCCDGDESEDEDEFYINQDHHITQQPVAKPVAVPVEPVPSSSTNSDKPAKKKTSTKSKINVRKFSFSVCRQS, encoded by the exons ATGGCAGCTCTGCATCACGAGCAGGATATAGCATACGCGTTGGGAAATGACGATTATCAACATCCAATGCTGTGTAACATCGACGAGCTCGATTTCTTACGAGACGATGAACCATTCGATAACATGTTTTTCCATCGAGTCGACTCCGACCAAATCATTTACCAACCGCGTAAAAAGAGAGCGAAACTGATCGGTAAATACCTGATGGGTGACGTTCTCGGAGAGGGCTCGTACGGCAAGGTTAAAGAGGTGCTCGATACTGAAACGTTACGTAGACTCGCcgttaaaatattgaaaaagaagaaattaagaaAAATTCCAAACGGTGAACAAAATGTCCAAAG AGAGATTCGTCTATTAAAAAGACTTCAACACCCGAATGTGATCGAACTTATCGAAGTCTTATACAATgaagaaaaacagaaaat GTATATGGTGATGGAGCTTTGTGTTGCCGTCTTACAGGAAATGTTAGAGCATGCACCCGATAAGAAATTCCCTATTTGGCAAACCCACGG gtatTTTTGTCAACTTATAGAAGGGCTAGAATATTTACATTCTCAAGGCATAGTACATAAAGATATTAAGCCTGGAAATCTTCTACTGTCTTTCAGTGAAAAACTAAAGATCACTGATCTTGGTGTAGCAGAG GCTCTAGATATGTTCAACCCTGATGATACTTGTAGAACTAGTCAAGGTTCACCTGCATTTCAACCGCCCGAGATTGCAAATGGTGATGAAACTTTTTCGGGTTTCAAAGTGGACATATGGTCAACGGGAGTAACACT CTACAATTTAACCACGGGCAAATATCCATTCGAAGGTGacaatatatataaactgTTTGAGAATATAGGTAAAGGAGAGTATACGATACCCGATGATCTGCCACCTTTACTCATTTCACTTTTAAAAG GAATGTTAGAATATGATGCAGCTAAAAGAATGGGCATCAAAGAAATCAAAGAGCATGA TTGGTTTCGGGAGTACCATGAATCAACGAGTGCTCCGGTATCAATGAGTTATGGTAAAGACCTCGAAGCTGGAGGCGTCTGTGCTACTACTGTTGTGCCATATCTAGAAAATTTACATTGCTGTGATGGAGACGAAAGCGAAGACGAAGACGAATTTTATATAAACCAAGATCATCATATCACTCAAC AACCTGTCGCGAAACCAGTGGCAGTACCGGTGGAACCTGTTCCTTCTTCATCTACGAATAGCGACAAACCAGCCAAGAAAAAGACTTCGACCAAGAGCAAAATAAACGTTAGGAAATTCAGCTTCAGCGTCTGTCGACAGTCCTGA